In Rutidosis leptorrhynchoides isolate AG116_Rl617_1_P2 chromosome 2, CSIRO_AGI_Rlap_v1, whole genome shotgun sequence, one genomic interval encodes:
- the LOC139888843 gene encoding uncharacterized protein encodes MVLQGLAREWFHNLSARSIVEFVDLREKFLFQIQNLLPQKKTHIECHDIKQGFKETLESLLTRHIYECQKIPNLNEDQKISGFVHAINPQRHPTLVRRLRRDVPRNYAKSCKKHMTIFTVEKTRNNGDGGNQGYNNCDRNNTRKWNNDSFDIIQTLSKMPKEILLQERVIKAFPDPPQLSDNNRRDKSNFCIFHDDYGHDTNRCRNLVELIADAVGQGKLNHLLLSKEMSATDAIAIPALASTPKTPNVNTVVQQERKAPAVRNFGAKVVGKKDSLQEIQVINMVNIDDNVQKHKPFESYEKWQLEPITFTSEKDCGLLEEPIVISCRIVGAGIQVMKVHMDTGSSVDVMYNQCFCKLPKDIQSKLKSTAMSLSGFSGESAWPIGQLELEIEIMDEQNAMIMCKALLNLYVMNTVSRYNILLGCTAVCKLCIVSSTIHGMVKFATPKGIAIVTSAVPEPLCRSIMVGDNIGIEGHVVVANAEVMIIK; translated from the exons ATGGTGTTGCAGGGCTTAGCGCGTGAATGGTTTCACAATTTAAGCGCAAGAAGCATTGTTGAATTCGTAGACTTAAGGGAAAAATTCCTTTTTCAAATTCAAAATTTGTTGCCGCAAAAGAAGACGCATATTGAATGCCATGATATCAAGCAAGGCTTCAAAGAAACGTTGGAAAGTTTGTTGACAAGACACATTTATGAATGCCAGAAAATCCCAAACCTCAATGAAGATCAGAAGATTTCTGGATTTGTGCATGCGATAAATCCGCAGAGGCATCCAACTCTTGTGCGTCGTTTACGAAGAGATGTACCGCGTAATTATGCCAAATCATGCAAGAAACATATGACTATATTCACTGTGGAGAAGACA CGCAATAATGGAGATGGTGGCAATCAGGGTTATAATAACTGCGACAGGAATAACACGCGAAAGTGGAATAATGATTCCTTTGACATAATTCAAACATTATCAAAAATGCCAAAAGAAATACTTTTACAAGAGCGTGTTATTAAGGCATTTCCAGACCCTCCGCAATTGAGTGATAATAATAGGCGTGACAAGTCTAATTTTTGTATCTTTCATGACGACTATGGTCATGATACAAATAGATGTCGCAACCTTGTTGAGCTAATTGCAGACGCGGTTGGGCAAGGAAAGTTGAATCATCTCTTACTTAGTAAGGAAATGAGCGCAACAGATGCAATAGCTATACCCGCGTTGGCAAGCACGCCAAAGACCCCAAATGTCAATACAGTGGTACAACAAGAACGCAAAGCACCCGCAGTCAGGAACTTTGGTGCAAAGGTGGTGGGCAAGAAGGATAGCTTGCAAGAAATTCAAGTAATCAATATGGTGAATATTGATGATAATGTGCAAAAGCATAAACCTTTTGAAAGTTATGAAAAATGGCAGCTTGAGCCTATAACTTTTACGTCAGAAAAAGACTGCGGATTGTTGGAGGAGCCAATAGTAATATCATGCAGGATCGTGGGAGCTGGTATTCAAGTAATGAAGGTACATATGGACACTGGAAGTAGTGTTGATGTTATGTACAATCAATGTTTCTGCAAACTGCCAAAAGATATTCAGTCAAAGCTTAAGTCAACCGCAATGTCTTTATCAGGTTTTTCGGGGGAATCCGCGTGGCCTATAGGGCAATTGGAGTTAGAGATTGAAATCATGGATGAGCAAAATGCAATGATAATGTGCAAGGCTTTGTTGAATCTTTATGTCATGAATACTGTATCGCGTTATAATATTCTTCTAGGGTGCACAGCTGTATGTAAGCTGTGTATTGTTTCCTCAACAATTCATGGCATGGTAAAGTTTGCAACTCCCAAGGGTATTGCGATAGTTACATCTGCGGTTCCAGAACCATTATGTAGATCTATAATGGTGGGCGACAATATTGGAATAGAGGGCCATGTTGTAGTTGCAAACGCGGAAGTTATGATTATCAAATGA